One window from the genome of Diospyros lotus cultivar Yz01 chromosome 11, ASM1463336v1, whole genome shotgun sequence encodes:
- the LOC127813416 gene encoding uncharacterized protein LOC127813416 codes for MSRLQVDLLQALSTWSIESYGEALSKALTTEMNLLQVNQIRSGETKGDSEQKSGNKNPQGSKQCFKCKKSHPGRKCLAGTSICYSCGKQGHISRDCRKRKETPPIKDLSKVVCFQCNQPGHYSSNCSKRPRLGQADGLTEKAGEARGTHQGRVYNLTKEDVGTNPAVVQGTLFISDTHVHALIDPGSTHSFMSYALATILGVETKLMESPIIILMPMGKSTRSSRVIEECKISLSDAQFQVDIILLEVYDFDIILGMDFLSKYDASIDCRRKVMTIKKPKGELVKFRGQGDPRNRKMNLTRKAEKLISQGSHGCIAYARLKEKEVPKLKEVRIVRDYEDVFPKDLPGLPPPREIEFSVELIPGTNPVSQVAGRARM; via the exons ATGTCAAGACTTCAGGTGGATCTACTGCAGGCCTTGAGCACATGGTCGATCGAATCATATGGGGAAGCTCTAAGTAAAGCTTTGACGACGGAGATGAACCTTTTGCAAGTGAACCAGATTAGGTCTGGAGAAACAAAAGGGGACTCGGAGCAGAAATCGGGAAATAAAAATCCCCAGGGCAGCAAGCAATGCTTCAAGTGCAAAAAGAGCCATCCAGGGAGGAAATGCTTAGCAGGAACTTCTATCTGTTATTCCTGCGGAAAGCAAGGGCACATAAGTAGGGATTGCCGCAAGAGAAAGGAAACACCTCCAATTAAAGACCTGTCGAAAGTGGTGTGTTTCCAGTGCAATCAACCAGGGCACTATTCAAGTAATTGCTCGAAAAGGCCAAGACTCGGACAAGCGGATGGGCTAACTGAAAAGGCAGGAGAGGCTCGTGGGACTCATCAAGGACGTGTCTACAACCTCACCAAGGAAGATGTGGGGACAAATCCTGCAGTCGTGCAAGGTACGCTCTTCATATCGGATACCcatgttcatgcattgatagaccCTGGGTCAACACATTCATTTATGTCCTATGCTTTAGCTACAATTTTAGGGGTAGAGACTAAACTTATGGAGTCTCCGATAATAATTTTGATGCCCATGGGTAAAAGTACAAGGTCCTCAAGGGTGATAGAAGAATGCAAAATTAGTTTAAGTGATGctcaatttcaagttgatatAATTTTGCTAGAAGTGTATGACTTCGACATAATCTTAGGAATGGATTTCTTGTCCAAATACGATGCCAGTATAGATTGTCGAAGAAAGGTAATGACCATAAAGAAACCCAAAGGGGAATTggtcaaatttcgaggacaggGTGACCCTAGgaatagaaaaatgaatttgacCAGGAAGGCAGAAAAGTTGATAAGCCAGGGATCTCATGGATGTATAGCCTATGCTCGTTTGAAAGAGAAAGAGGTACCAAAGCTCAAGGAGGTGCGGATAGTACGAGATTATGAAGATGTATTTCCAAAAGATCTACCAGGATTGCCGCCACCTCGAGAGATCGAGTTCTCAGTCGAGCTCATACCAGGAACTAAcccg GTGAGCCAAGTAGCCGGAAGGGCAAGGATGTGA